The Brassica napus cultivar Da-Ae chromosome C7, Da-Ae, whole genome shotgun sequence genomic interval ttaaagttgtagaaattttttaaaactttagtaatacaaaataataatattttgaaatttgaaatgttatatttgaatatatttattttatagatgatgtatgagttattaccgtatttaaaaaaagtttaccaaaaagaaatatcaatattgaatgtaatatatgaattattatcatattctaataaatttgccaaaaatataaatcaacattaaatgaaattatccacGTCATATTTTTTCTagaagccatgtcatcaatttcagtaatcatgtcatatttgttttgttaaattgATTATAAAAAGGATATGTGGCAAAATCAGTTCGCAAATATAGTCGGGGGATATtaatgatataaaaatattgtcacTAGGTAATTCAAACTTTCGAGAACCCCTATAATCACCTCCATCCGTAAACGAAACCATAGCTTCCGTTaagacaaaaattcaaaaacagtTAAAAATTTTGCGACTGCAATGAATAGTTAATTAATTCTCAAACATCATAACCAAACTTCGCCCATCCCAATTATATTGAATCAACATATTATCATAACATTCTTACCAGGTAAATCACCTTTTAACTGCTTCAATACAAATTAACGAATAATATGTGATCAAAATGGATGTTGAATACTACAAACAAAATACAGTCACGAACTGATCTTTTCATGCTTCACTTAATACGAGTATGTGGAGAGTGTGGCTGCAATATCAAAAACACACTACAACAAACATATCAACTCTGCAGCTATGTTCGTGTATACCACAGACACGAACGTTATACTAAAAACAATCTAATTCAAGCCAATTTTCACACCTCAAGCTCTAGCCGCCGACCAATTTTACATCGTCTCCAATACAAGCATAACGGCCAACCCCACATCAACATGGGTTCAGAGAAACTAACACTGTGGATTTGACTTTTCTAAGTACCCAACAAACATAACCCAAAACAAACAACTACTCCAACAACTTACTAATAAAAAGAGATAAATGGGTTTCAAAGCCACCACCATGGACACTTAACATAACTCGAATGCACAATGGTAACTTTAACTGCAGTTCGGCCCACACCGACATATACGGTCATATAAAACATTAACGATCAAACCAACAACAAATTCCAATGTCACAAGACATCTTACAACCAAATCATGGACATCCCCACCTAGCAATCTAAGATTAGTGATCGTACACTCATGACAACActataaagaaataaagttttatCACGTACCCAAGCATCACAGACACAACAAAAACCAATCACTCACAACAAAGACGTACACAAATAGACACCATATATAGACCATACGAAAAGATGACATCCCGCACTCCGCGCGGGCACACCCCTAGTTGTTTATAAAAGACGCAACCCATATATGACTTCTGATTTTCTCATGTAACACTGTTTCTAATACTTACTTTGTTCAAACATCAAACACCATTTATCTTACCGGCAACAATGAATCTCCTGAACTCCGATGATGCCTTATTAATGATTAACACTTTATTGAACTCCTCCGATTTGTGGCCATTAGATCCGGCGAATCTCAGCCAGCTGCCACTAGCTCCGACGGCCATTAACTCCTCCTCCGATTTGTGGTCATATGTTCCGGCGAATTTCGGCCAGATCCAGTACGAGGAAAGCAACATTTCAGCCAGCGCCGTAAAGCTCGAGGACTCAGCTCACTTTAACATTGATGCCAAAACGACGCCGGAAAAGAAACGCGGGAGAAGACCGACGCACGGTAGAGAAGAGCCGATGAACCACGTGGAAGCCGAGCGGTTGAGACGCGAGAAGCTAAACCAGCGGTTCTACGCGTTACGAGCGCTTCTGCCAAACGTAACGAAAAGGGAAAAGGCGTCGATACTTGAAGACACGGTTACGTACATTAACGAACTGAAAGTAAACGCGGAAAACGCTGAATCGGAGAAAAACGCGTTTGAGATCCAGCTCAACGAACTCAAGGAAAAGATCGCAGGAAGGAGAAACGGGAGTTCTAGCGTTTGTGGCGGCGGGGAAAAGACGCCGGAGATTGAGGTGAAGATCGACGTGAAGGTTATGGATCGTGATGCGCTGATTAGACTGGAGTCGAGCAAGAACAACCATCCTGGAGCGAGACTAATGAATGCGTTTATGGATTTGGAGGTAGAAGTGAATCACGCGAGCATCTCGGTGATGAACAATCTCATGATTCAACAAGTGACGGTGAAGATGGGGTCGAGGGTTTACAAGCAAGAGCAGCTCCGGGACTTGTTGTTGTCGAAGGTTAATTAGCGATTAATTTTGGGATTTGTTGAGGTTTATGAGGTTCAACTTGTAATTAAGCAATTGTACTTTGTTTGTCTCATCATGCTTCCCAGCCGTTTGGATTAGATTTTGTGTACGTCCCCTTGGTAATGATATGGATATGGATATGGATATGTATACGTGGTACTCATAGATTCACTAGTAAGCCCCCATAAAGAAGGATAAGCCATAGCTAACTAAAAATCTAACCGCTGGTGAAAAATGAATTGGTTGCGACGTGGTTGGTGTCGGAGATTCTTCTTCCGAATAATTCTTGGCCCACCATAACAGGATGTCGCTTCATCATTTTTAATGGTTTTTACTATATCAACAAATATGGAGCCAATAAACCCCAAATGAAATCTAAAAAGGCATCTGTAAAAATCTTGGCCTGTGGTAGGGTGACAGGTCGGAGATATGATAGGCCAACaacacatttttaaatttttttccttt includes:
- the LOC106408025 gene encoding transcription factor bHLH28-like; its protein translation is MNLLNSDDALLMINTLLNSSDLWPLDPANLSQLPLAPTAINSSSDLWSYVPANFGQIQYEESNISASAVKLEDSAHFNIDAKTTPEKKRGRRPTHGREEPMNHVEAERLRREKLNQRFYALRALLPNVTKREKASILEDTVTYINELKVNAENAESEKNAFEIQLNELKEKIAGRRNGSSSVCGGGEKTPEIEVKIDVKVMDRDALIRLESSKNNHPGARLMNAFMDLEVEVNHASISVMNNLMIQQVTVKMGSRVYKQEQLRDLLLSKVN